In a genomic window of Myotis daubentonii chromosome X, mMyoDau2.1, whole genome shotgun sequence:
- the TASL gene encoding TLR adapter interacting with SLC15A4 on the lysosome gives MLSEGYLSGLAYRNDIPWSCASYNENVAEEKEEETNSAALCYSSVDETQVGSLYLSCKSSSKFISSVHTRESQHSRNQRITVLQTNPNPVFESPNVAAVEICRHPSRETFLVPPSCKSICKNYNDLHIAGGQVMAVNSVTTDFLCESSFEYGPLLKSSEIPLPMEDSISTPPSDFPQKPIQRHSSYWRITSIKEKNSLQMQKPISNAVLNEYLEQKVVELYKQYIMDTVFHDSSPTQILASELIMTSVDQISLQVSREKNLETSKARDIVINRLLQLVSTEISTPSLHISQYSNVNP, from the coding sequence ATGCTGTCAGAAGGGTACCTCAGTGGACTTGCCTACCGGAATGACATCCCCTGGAGTTGTGCGTCTTATAATGAGAACGTGgctgaggaaaaggaagaagagactaACTCTGCTGCTCTTTGCTATTCCTCTGTGGATGAAACACAAGTCGGAAGTCTCTACCTGAGCTGCAAATCCTCCAGCAAGTTCATTTCTTCAGTGCATACAAGAGAGAGTCAACACAGTAGAAATCAGAGAATCACAGTGCTACAGACAAATCCCAATCCTGTGTTTGAAAGCCCAAACGTGGCTGCAGTTGAAATATGTAGACACCCCAGCAGAGAGACCTTCTTGGTTCCACCTTCCTGTAAAAGTATTTGCAAGAATTACAATGACTTACACATTGCAGGGGGCCAGGTGATGGCTGTTAATTCAGTGACCACAGATTTTCTCTGCGAGAGTAGTTTTGAGTACGGCCCTTTGCTGAAATCATCTGAGATTCCTTTGCCAATGGAGGATTCCATTTCTACTCCGCCCAGTGACTTTCCCCAAAAACCTATCCAGCGGCATTCATCCTACTGGAGAATAACCAGCATCAAGGAGAAAAACAGCTTGCAAATGCAGAAGCCTATTTCTAATGCTGTGCTGAATGAGTATCTGGAACAGAAGGTGGTGGAGTTATATAAACAGTACATTATGGACACCGTGTTTCATGACAGTTCCCCTACCCAGATTCTGGCATCTGAACTTATCATGACAAGTGTGGACCAAATTAGCCTCCAAGTGTCGAGAGAGAAGAATCTGGAGACCTCAAAAGCCAGGGATATAGTCATTAACCGCCTATTACAGTTGGTGTCCACTGAAATCAGTACTCCTAGTCTCCATATTTCACAGTATAGCAATGTGAATCCATAA